Genomic window (Vibrio pomeroyi):
AGTTCGGCTGTTGAACCAATACCGCGTAGTAAAGGCTGGCCGCTTGTTGTGTCGATTCATTAAAAATAACGTGAGTACGATGCAATGTTAGTTCGCCAGAAGCTTCTTTATCTTTGAGTAGCTCAGTCATCTGCCAACAAGGTGTGCAGGTTAATGAGAAAAACTTGTCTATCTGATGGTCTGTTGAATAAGGATTCTCTAGAAGTGTGTATTGCTCGCCTTCAGTAGGAGATGCATAAGTGACTGAGCTAAAAATGATAGATGCTAATAAGAAAACTACGGCTTGAAATCGTTTCATGGGAGTTCCGGTTTATCGGTGTAGTGACAAAAAATGCCCATCACACAAGGTGCAATAGGCTTGGTATTGGTTTATTGATGAATGTTTTGAAAAGCCTGCGTTTGCTCCTAGCGAAATGCGGGCTTTTTTTGTATAACAATGTCTGCTCAACACATTAAAAAATGAAAACTATTAAGGGACACCAAAGTGGCTGAATTTAAATACAAAGATCTTTCTCAAGAAGAACAAGACAAGCTGGATGCAGCAACCTTTCGTCGCCTGTTAGCACACCTAGACAACAACAAAGACGTACAAAACATCGACCTGATGATCTTGGCTGGCTTCTGCCGTAACTGCTTCAGTAAATGGTACAAAGCGGAAGCTGAGCAAAAAGGACTAGATCTTGATATCGATGACGCTCGTGAGCGTGTATACGGCATGAGTTACGATGAGTGGAAACAAAACCATCAACCAAAAGCAACACCAGAACAACTGGCAGCTTTTGAAGCGAAGCAAAAACCAGAATAATTTCGTGTTATTGGTAACCGATGACACACAAAAAGAGCCCATAAAGGGTAATGCCGATCAGTTAAGAAATTTGTGAGATCATTTGACCGATCCTCAAAAGGCTTCAGAATCCGATATTAGGAAACTAATATCGGATTTTTTTATGTCTTTAGAAAGCCAACTTGCCAATACTTTTCAGTCATGTAATACCTTTCACCACTTTGAAAAATACTCTGAAATTCTTAGTCCAGAGCTTATCCAGCAGGGTTTTGAGCAAGCTGGCGTCGCAACCGTTAGAAGAAGACGGTTACCTTTGGAGGCTGTACTTTGGTCCGTTGTTGGAATGAGTCTCTTTCGTCAACAATCTGTTTGGGATATCGCTAACCAACTCGATTTTGTTCTGCCAGACAAACAGCGCTTTGTTGCCCCAAGTGCTGTTGTTCAAGCGAGACAGAGATTAGGCGAAGAAGGTGTTAAGCAAGTCTTTAAGAAGATGGCTGCGCATAGCTATCAATCGTCTAACTTCGAAACTTGGTGTGGACTAAACCTTCTATCCGTCGATGGTGTCGTTTGGAGAACGACAGATACACCTGAAAATCATCAAGAGTTTAAAGCACAAAGCAATCAATCATCTGAGAATATTTACCCTAAGGTACGTATGGTTTGCTTGATGGAGCTTACAAGTCATCAACTAATCGATAGTACATTCTCTGACTATCGCACCAGCGAAATGCGCCTTGCAGAAGAACTCATTGAACAAACCCCCGATCATTCGTTGACTATTTTTGACAAAGGATACTACTCTCTAGGGCTACTTAATCGCTGGAATAAGGTAGGCAAAGAAAGGCATTGGATGCTCCCTGTGAAAAAAGACTTCCAGTATGAAGTCGTTCATAAATACAGTCAGAGTGACGCTATCGTTGATATAAAAACGACACATCAGGCAAGAAAGAAGTTCAGTGATCTCCCTGAGACAATAGAAGCAAGGTTAGTGTCGAAAATTATCAAAGGAAAGACATATCAGGTGCTTACATCAATGCGTGATGGGTTGCGCTTTCCTGGTGAAGACATCGTAGAGCTTTATCGCTATCGTTGGGAAATCGAATTAGGCTATCGGGAAATGAAGCAAACCTTGCTTGATAGTGAGTATACATTACGAAGTAAGCGCCCAGATATGGTCAAGCAGGAGCTCTGGGGGATTTTGCTCGCCTATAACCTTATAAGACAAGTTATGACAAAGGCTGCGATTAAGTTAGATAGCGTCTGGCCAAATCAATTAAGCTTTACGAGTAGTGCTATGGCTGTGACTCAATACTTCGCGGCTTTACCTTTAACGAGTCCTGGAAAACTTCCTAAACATTATGAAGTCTTACTCAAGCAAATATCCATGTTTACCCTGCCACCTCGAAGAGAAGATAGAAGTTACCCTCGTTGGGTGAAACTGAAACCCAAAAAATATGCAACGAACAGAAAAAATGCCAGTCAGCTTAACTGACTGGCATTACCCATAAAGGGCTCTTTTCTATTTTGGTACGGGTGCTTCTTCTCGGGCTTACGCTAGCTCACCGGTTTGAGAGAAAGCTTCCAACTTCGCTGCGTAAGGTTGTAGGTCACCAATGTTGTTGTTCACCCACTCGTCATTGAAGTAAGTGTCTAGGTAACGCTCGCCGCTATCACAAAGCAAAGTCACGATAGAGCCTTTCTCACCGCGCGCTTTCATCTCGCTTGCCAGTTGAAGCACACCGTACATGTTGGTACCCGTAGATGCGCCAACCTTGCGGCCAAGAATGTCAGATAACCAATGTGTGGTAGCGATGCTTGCTGCATCTGGAATCTTACGCATTTCGTCAACCACACCAGGGATGAAGCTTGGTTCTGCTCGTGGGCGACCAATGCCTTCAATCTTGCTGAATGTGTTGCCTTTCACGTTCGTATTACCCGTTTTGAAGTACTCATGGAATACTGAGTTCTCAGGGTCGACAACACAAAGCTTAGTCTCATGCTGTTGGTAACGAATAAAACGGCCGATCGTTGCTGAAGTACCACCCGTACCCGGGCTCATTACTACCCAAGTTGGAACCGGGTGATCTTCCATCTGCATTTGATTGAAAATCGAGTTCGCGATGTTGTTGTTACCACGCCAGTCTGTTGCGCGTTCAGCGTAAGTAAATTGATCCATGTAATGGCCATTAAGCTCCGTCGCTAAACGGCGAGACTCGTCGTAAATTTCATCTGAACGGTCAACAAGGTGTGCTTGGCCGCCGTAGAATTCAATCTGCTCAATCTTTTTCTTCGCTGTGCATTTTGGCATTACCGCAATAAATGGAAGACCAAGTAGACGAGCAAAGTACGCTTCAGACACAGCCGTGCTGCCAGATGAAGATTCAATGATCGTTGTTTCTGGGCCAACCCAACCGTTACAGATAGCGTATAAGAACAGAGAACGCGCCAAACGGTGCTTCAAAGAGCCTGTTGGGTGTGTGCTTTCATCTTTAAGGTAGATATCAATGCCTTCGATGCTTGGAAGGTCTAGTTTGATAAGGTGCGTATCCGCTGAGCGTTGGTAGTCGGCTTCAATTTTACGAATCGCGTTGTTAATCCATTGATGGTCAGTGCACATAAGCGTTCTCCTGATCTTGTGTAGGAATTCTTTGTAATTGGTATGGTTATAATTTAGCTAGAACTGGAGAGAAAAACTTTGCCATATTTGCTTTATTTTGACTAAAATGTAGAAAATTATTCTATTTAAATGCGATTTGGTGAAAGTGTGATAGATGCCGTAGATAAAAAAATATTAGGGTTGTTACAGGAAGACAGCACGCTGTCACTGAACGATATTTCTGAAGCAGTTAACCTCACGACAACGCCTTGCTGGAAAAGACTCAAGCGTCTTGAAGAGAACGGTATTATCGAAAAAAGGGTGGCGTTGCTGAACCCTGAGAAGTTAGATCTTTCTTTTACCGCGTTCGTATTGGTTAAGACCAGTGATCATTCTCATGAGTGGTATGGGCGCTTTGTGAATACTGTGTCGGACTTTCCAGAAGTGATGGAGTTCTATCGCATGGCCGGTGAGTATGATTATATGATGAAGGTGCAGGTTAAAGACATGAAGTGCTTTGATGACTTCTATAAGCGCTTAGTTAACAGCATTGATGGGATTTCTAATGTGACCTCAACATTTGCTATGGAACCATTGAAATACACAACAGCGTTGCCACTATAATTAGCCTTAGCACCAAG
Coding sequences:
- a CDS encoding thioredoxin domain-containing protein, which translates into the protein MKRFQAVVFLLASIIFSSVTYASPTEGEQYTLLENPYSTDHQIDKFFSLTCTPCWQMTELLKDKEASGELTLHRTHVIFNESTQQAASLYYAVLVQQPNLSHDVLNELFLMVQTKSPLQPTDINTFFKKHKLVKLEDMTESQQQQWAKLMEDAATKTEQTAIASIPTFIVNGRYMVNLRGHRSMDELLETLQYLSDL
- a CDS encoding DUF1244 domain-containing protein; this translates as MAEFKYKDLSQEEQDKLDAATFRRLLAHLDNNKDVQNIDLMILAGFCRNCFSKWYKAEAEQKGLDLDIDDARERVYGMSYDEWKQNHQPKATPEQLAAFEAKQKPE
- a CDS encoding IS4 family transposase, whose protein sequence is MSLESQLANTFQSCNTFHHFEKYSEILSPELIQQGFEQAGVATVRRRRLPLEAVLWSVVGMSLFRQQSVWDIANQLDFVLPDKQRFVAPSAVVQARQRLGEEGVKQVFKKMAAHSYQSSNFETWCGLNLLSVDGVVWRTTDTPENHQEFKAQSNQSSENIYPKVRMVCLMELTSHQLIDSTFSDYRTSEMRLAEELIEQTPDHSLTIFDKGYYSLGLLNRWNKVGKERHWMLPVKKDFQYEVVHKYSQSDAIVDIKTTHQARKKFSDLPETIEARLVSKIIKGKTYQVLTSMRDGLRFPGEDIVELYRYRWEIELGYREMKQTLLDSEYTLRSKRPDMVKQELWGILLAYNLIRQVMTKAAIKLDSVWPNQLSFTSSAMAVTQYFAALPLTSPGKLPKHYEVLLKQISMFTLPPRREDRSYPRWVKLKPKKYATNRKNASQLN
- a CDS encoding PLP-dependent cysteine synthase family protein, with amino-acid sequence MCTDHQWINNAIRKIEADYQRSADTHLIKLDLPSIEGIDIYLKDESTHPTGSLKHRLARSLFLYAICNGWVGPETTIIESSSGSTAVSEAYFARLLGLPFIAVMPKCTAKKKIEQIEFYGGQAHLVDRSDEIYDESRRLATELNGHYMDQFTYAERATDWRGNNNIANSIFNQMQMEDHPVPTWVVMSPGTGGTSATIGRFIRYQQHETKLCVVDPENSVFHEYFKTGNTNVKGNTFSKIEGIGRPRAEPSFIPGVVDEMRKIPDAASIATTHWLSDILGRKVGASTGTNMYGVLQLASEMKARGEKGSIVTLLCDSGERYLDTYFNDEWVNNNIGDLQPYAAKLEAFSQTGELA
- a CDS encoding Lrp/AsnC family transcriptional regulator — protein: MIDAVDKKILGLLQEDSTLSLNDISEAVNLTTTPCWKRLKRLEENGIIEKRVALLNPEKLDLSFTAFVLVKTSDHSHEWYGRFVNTVSDFPEVMEFYRMAGEYDYMMKVQVKDMKCFDDFYKRLVNSIDGISNVTSTFAMEPLKYTTALPL